The stretch of DNA TCAAAAACGCGCCGGTGTAGCCCTCGCGCCCCGAAACCTCGTCCAGTTTTCCGGCCGTGCTGCCCGGCAGCATGATCTCGTATACCCCGAACAGGTTCAGCCCGAAGAGCGTCAGGATTGCAATGAGACTGAGCACTACGAGTGGACTCTGCAACGGGATCTGCCCGAGCGACGTGACCCACGCGAAAATCCAGAACCACACCATGATGCCGGCGCAGAACGCCAGTCCGAGCAGCAAGATTCGGAGGCGGTCATCGCCCGCCTGCTTGACGAAACTCAGAATCTTCAGAGAGATCACCGGGAAAACGCACGGCATGACGTTCAGGATGAACCCGCCGACAAACGCCGCGATGACGTACCACCACAACCCGCGCTCGGGCTGATCGTCGACAATAATGAAGGAACCGGCCCCATCGGCCGGGGGCGCCACGGGTGCGCCGGCATCCGCGCTTGTCGTGATGCGCGGATACAGCGAACCGAGTGGGCGCGTGGCGGTCGGGTTCGAGGTTTCAACCGTCAGCGTGACGAGGCCCTCGGCCGTCTCGGGTGGAAAACACATCCCTGCTTCCGAGCACGCCTGGTACGTCACAAGGACGCGCAACGGCACTTCGCCCGAAGGATGCGCGCGGTCGATGATCCGCACCGGGACGCGCACACGGACTGTCCCACTCTGAGTCCGCACTCGGCCGAAAAACTCGTTCTCCTTAACCTTCGGATCCGGCCACTGCTGATCACCCAGCTTGAGCCCTTCCGGCTCCTCCACATAGACGCGTGAGGCGATAAGCACATCATTTCCGGGATCGCGGTCCTGAATGTAATGGCCGCGCTGCACCTGGATCGTGACGACGATCTCGCCCTCGTCGCTGGGGGTGATCTGGGCGGGTGTAACCTCGACCTGGCTGCCGCGGAGATACGGAGCTTCGGCCAGTGGCTTGGGCAGATTTTCGTGGGCTGCTTCAAAAAGCTTCTGGTTCGCGGGCGGATTCGGACCGGGTGCGACGGGGATCGTCAGCGAAGCCATCGCTTGAACGGGAACGCAGAGCTCCTTACAGATCTGCGCGTCGATGATCGCGCGGATGGTCAGTGGACCGGCCGGGACATGGTCTGCGACGCGCAGCGTGGTGAGAACAACCGGTTGGCCTTCGAAACCGAGGTAGCCGAACCCCCCCATCTCGCCGTAGTAGGGCGCCGGGTACTGCAACGGACCGAAGGTTACGCCTGCGGGCACCTCGAAGCGTATGCTAAGGGGACCTCCGGCCGACAGCAGGATCGGGTGGTATGCGTGCCACCCCTTTTCGATGTCGAATTGGAGGGCGAGCGGGACCGTGCCCCCGGGGGCCACGCTTTCGGCCGCGGCGTGCAGTGTTGCGGTGAACTTGGGTGGAGGTGGGGCCTGGGCGGTTGCGATCGCAGAGAGAAGTAGTACGAACGGCAACAGGGCGAGTTTTCGCATCCGGTGGTTCCCTGCCTGGGGTCTGTGCTGGGTCCGTGGAGCGTCTGTGGTCCTTGGCTTGGACCATGCGTATCGGATTATAACCGCGACGCGCCGTGTCTATTCCAGGCGACTTCCAGGCAGTTCCCCGGGGTGCTGGTCGCAGCCATATAATGACGGATCGTTTGTCCAGAGTTGTCAGAGGAATCGCGCGCCCATGCCTGCCCAGCACGATCGCCGCCTCCCGCATACGTTACGCAAGCTCTGGGCGGATCTGCCGGTTGTGGCCACGTGCGAGGTTCTCGTGGTGGGTGGCGGGCCGGCCGGGGTGGCGGCGGCGTGCGCCGCGGCGCGCGAGGGGGCTCGCACGCTGCTGGTTGAGCAGCACGGCTGCCTGGGCGGCATGGGTACGGTGGGTCTTGTACCAGCGTTCTGTCCTTTCACGGACCGCTGCCGACCGATCATTGGCGGGATCGGCTTCGCCGTGCTCGAAGAGATGAAGGCGGGGATGCCGCACCTGGCGCCTGATAACTACGACTGGGTACCGATCGATGCGGAGGGTCTGAAGTACATCTACGAGCAGCGCGTGCTTGCGGCCGGAGTGGAGCTGCTCTACCTAACGCATTTTGTGGATACACTGCCAACGGTGGGCGGATTCGTGCCGGGCGCGGTGGTGCATAACAAGGGGGGCCTGCGGCGGTTGGCGGCGCAGGTTGTGGTGGACTGCACGGGCGACGCGGACGTCGCGGTCGCTTCCGGTGCGCCTTTTCAGAAGGGCGACCCAGTGACGGGGGAGTTGCAGCCCTGCACGATGTGCTTCGTGCTTGCAGGGGTTGACCAGGCGCGCTTGCAGCCCTGGCTGTGGGCCGACAACGCGAAGAACCTGCTGCTGAAACCGGCGATCGCTGCGGCGAAGGCCGCCGGCGACCTCGACATCCTGGAAGATGCGGCCAATGTCGCGTTCCAGTCACCGTCCACCATCGGGCTGAATTTCAGCCATGTGTTTGATGTGGATGCCACCGACCCGGTGCAGCTCACGCGGGCCCACGTCGAGGGGCGCAAACTGATACGGCACCTGACCGCGTTCGTTCGCAAATACCTGCCGGGTTGTGAAGGGGCCTACCTCGTAACCAGCGGGGTGCAGATCGGTGTCCGTGAGACGCGCCGCATCGTGGGGGATTACGTGCTGACATTGGACGATTACCTGGCGCGGCGCTCGTTCGCCGACGAGATTGCCCGCAATGCCTACTACATCGACATTCACCTGTCGAAGCGCGAATGGGAGCGCACGCTCGGTCAGGAAGTTGACTGGGGCGAGAAGATTCACCAGTACGCCCCGGGTGAATCGCATGGGATTCCCTTTCGCTGCCTGATCCCACAGACGCTCCGCAATGTGCTGGTTGCCGGCCGCTGCATCAGCACGGATCGCCCGGTCCAGGGCTCCACCCGGGTGATGCCGAACTGCCTCGCCATGGGGGAGGCCGCGGGTTGCGCGGCCGCTGTGGCCGTGCACCGGCACGCCGGGGAGGTGCGTGCCGTGGATGTGGCCGCGTTGCGTGTACGGCTGCGCACGCACGGGGCTTATCTCCCCGAGGTGGAGTAGCGGCGGTTGGTCCCCGTGGGGCAGCTTGGACGCGTGTGCTCAGGGCAAAGCTGCGTCGATCCGGCTTGAGCGTGTTGTGCGGAGTTCCGCGGGGATGTCGTCTTGTTCGGCGACCCGGCGCTGCGCAAGATACTCCGCGCCGACGATCTTCCACTGCCGCCCGCGCAGCGCCACGGTATAGCGCGCTTCGTACTCGTTGGTGCGCAGGTGGACGTGCCCCCAGTGGTAGACGGCGCCGTGTACCTGCCACCGGCAGCGGACGCGAAATGCCGGGATGCGCTCATTCGGCAGCAGTCCGCCACCTTCGAAGGCCGTCTCGAGCAAGTCAATCGACTCGACGCGTGCGACGGCGCCACCGTGCTCACGCAGGATCAAACTCTGGTAAATCTCGTTGAAAACGGCCTCGAGCAGGCCCCCGTCGACGCTCTGTGCCAGCACGTCGTAGACGTCGCTTTCATCGCGGTACTCGAACGCACGGTACACGTTCTCCTGCAGTGCCTGAAAAATCGCGCGAGCAGCGCTTTCGTCGGGCAGCGCCGAGCTTTCAAGCCACGGGGCCGGCACCTGCGCGACCAGCGTGTTCCGACCGGCCACAGCCACGAACAGCGGCACAATGGTCAGCAGCACCGCCGGTCCGAACCACCGCCGCCGCGCCGGCCGCAGGCCGAGGTATCCCAGGAGCCCCACCCACCCCGCCAGCAGTGCCACCGACAGCAGTGGTACCCCGACCGCAGGCGCCGGTGGCAGTTCTGCGATTACGGCGGCATCTGTCAGAGCCGGGCCGCCTTCAAGGAAATGCCAGATGAGTTCGGGTTCATCCGGTGTGAAGATGTGGACCTTGTCCTCGCGGTACGCCAGCAGTCTAGCCACCACACCCGGCCGTGTGCCCAGCCGCGCGGCCGCCGCGGCATCGGCATAGAGCCGCCAGACCATGCTGATGCGCTGGGGTTTACGGCCCGTTGGATAATGCACGTCCAGGCGGAGATCGGCCGGCAAGACCTGATCCCGGGCGAACGGCAGGGGCGTGGGTTCAAGGAACTCGAAGTGCTTGAGGACCGGTGGGACAATTTCCTCCTCGATGCGTACCGGACATTGGTCGGCCAGAATCCGCAGCAGGGCGGCCTGGATTGCAGCGGTAACTTCAGGCGCGGCGCTGCCGTCCCCGCGCAGGTCGATCGGCGGTGGGGCTGCCCCGTGGTCCCCCAGGAGCCGCGCCAGCAGATCCGCAGAAATGATCAGGTTGTACCGCACGGCCTCATCGTCCACAGTCACGCGCAGGTCGAGTGTCTGCCCGGGGTGGGCGCCGGCGACCGCAGTACCCAGACCGAGCAGCAGAGCCCAGCCGACAAGGGGGCCCGGATGAACGACGGGCCGGCGGCAGGTGTGGTGAACTGTGGGTCGCATGGGGCTTCCGGGTGCGGTTGCACCGCTGTCGGGCTAGAGGTTCCCGCGGCGGGCCTGTTCGCGTTCAAGCGAGATGAACAGTGCCTTGAAGTTGCCGACGCCGAAGCCGCGGCTGCCGTGTCGTTCGATGACTTCGAAGAAGAGCGTCGGGCGGTCCTGGACCGGTTGCGTGAAGATCTGGAGCAGGTAACCGTCATCATCGCGGTCGACCAGAATGCCGAGTTCACGCAACTCATCGAAGTCCTCGGCGATGGGACCGACGCGCGCGGCGAGATCCTCATAGTAGGTGTCGGGTACGCGCAGGAAGTCGATCTCGCGGCGCCGCAGCTCGCGCACGGTGGCGCAGATGTCCCCGGTCGCCATGGCAATGTGCTGTACACCGGGGCCGCGATACCACTCCAGGTACTCGTCGATCTGTGACTTGCGGCGGCCTTCCGCCGGCTCGTTGATGGGCAGCTTGATCTTGCGGCCATCCTCCATGACCTTGCTCATCAGCGCGCTGTACTCGGTGCTGATGTCGCGGTCGGTGAACTCGGCGAGCTGAGAAAAGCCCAGCACCTGCTCGAACCAGCGCACCCAGTAGTTCATTTCACCCAGGTGTACGTTGGTGACAATGTGATCGATCGCCACGAGCCCAGCGGCCGGCGACCCATGCGCCTCGAGCCGGTGGTAGCCGGGCAGGAAAATGCCGCGGTAGTGGCGCCGCTCCACCATCTTGATGAGTGTGTCACCGGCGTAGCGCACCACTCCGGTCTTGGCGGTACCGTGCTCATCTTCACAGGTTTCACACGGCTGAACGACCGTCGCGCCGCGGGCGCGCATTTCCCGCATGGCCGCTTCGCAATCCATGGTCTCCAGGGCGACCACTTTGACACCGTCGCCGTGCAGGGCCGCATGGCGGGCAATTTCGTGATCCGGTCCCAGCGCGCAGGTGAGTACGAGCCGCACTTGGCCCTGCTGCATGACGTAGCTCGCACGATCGCGGCACCCGGTCTCGAGGCCCTGCTTGGCGACCGGTTTGAAGCCGAAGGTCTTGTCGTAGAAGTGCGCCGCCTGGCGGGCATTGCCGACGTACAACTCGATGTGATCGAACCCGCGCAATGCCAGAAAGTCGGGAGTAGCCATGTCTCAGCCCGGTCTTCCTCGAACCGTGGAGCGCTGGGCCATCCGCCACCACGACGGAGATGGGTTGCAACGATGCGACGGCCCGACACGCGGCGACACGGAGGAAGCGTGCCGCCACCCGCGGATTATACCGCGACAGGATGAGCGCAATGGCGGCTTTCCGACAACAGGTCGGGAGGGCAGACCACAAATCGAGGGGAATACCCCCTATTTGTTCAAGTCTGTGGAAGAGGCAGTCGAAGCCCTAAGGTATCGGAGGAGCGCGGACCACGCGATGGCACCGTCTCCCACAGCGACCTGCGGGCGGGTCCCTGAAGCGTGGTATGAGCGCTATACGAACCACTGGCCGTGCCTCCGCGGCCACGGGAGACCGCTCGGCATGTTCAAACACATGAAACTCGGGACGCGGATTGGTGCCGGCTTCGGGGCCCTCGTGGTGATCGCGATTGGGCTGGGAGGGCTGGCTGTCGTGAGCATGCGCGGCGTGCAGAGTGAGGCGCATACGCTGGCGGTGGAGTTCGTCCCGGCGGTGGCCGTGGCGAACGACGTCGAGCGCCACGCGCTGTTGACCATGTATGCGATCCGTGGCTACGGCTACACAGGTGAGCAGCAGCACCTCGAAACCGGGCGGAAGGAACTGCAACTCGTTGAGGAGTACCTGGCGGCAGCGGCAGAGCTGGCGGGGCGCTCGGCACACCTGGATGACCTGCGCACGGCCACGCCGCAGGCGGCGGCGGCCGTGAAGCGCTATGCGGCGCTGGTGGACCGTACGGTGCAGGCCCAGGCGGGGATCGAGGCAAGCCGCAAGGTGCTCGGAGAAGCGGCTGCACGCTACATGAAGGAATCAGAAGCATTCCTGCACAGTCAGACGGAGGCCTTCGGGCAGGACTTGAAGAACAATGCGACGCCTGAGCAGTTGCAGGAGCGCCTGAACAAGATCACCTGGGCCAATGATGTCATTGACCTTGGCAATGCCACGCGCATCGCGAACTACCAGTCCCAGGCGTTGCGCGATCCGGCGATTGCGCGGGCTGCAGATCAGAACTTCCCCAATATTGAGCAGAAGCTCAAGGACCTCACGGCGATCACCCGACAGGACGCCGATTTACGGGCGATTGAGGCCGTGCGCACCGCGGCCAATGCCTACCGCCAGGCCCTGGCAGAGCTGACCAGCAACTTCGTCGCGCTGGAAGAGCTTGCCGCCGAGCGTGGCACCCTCGGGTTGCAGGTTACGGCGGCGGCCGAGGAAGTGGCAGGTGCCTGTATCGCGGCCACTACGGTTTCCGCGGATGGAACTACGGCGGTGCTGGGCCGCTCCGTGTGGACCCTCATCATCGGGCTGACTGCCGCGACCATGGTAGGTGTGGTGCTGGCCCTGGTCATTACGCGCGGCATCACCAAGCCCGTGAACCAGATCATCTCGCGGCTGACCGAGGGCGCCCGCCAGGTCACCGAGGCCTCTGGGCAGGTCTCGTCCACGTCGCAGCAACTGGCCTCCGGCGCGAGCCAGCAGGCGTCCTCGCTGGAGGAGACCTCCAGCGCACTCGAGGAAATGGCCGCCATGACCCGCACCAACGCGGAGAATGCGCGCCAGGCCAGCGAGTTGAGCGACCAGGCCCGGACGGCCGCCCAGAACGGCGACCGCACCATGTCGAAGCTCAACGACGCGATGGGGGCCATCAACGAGTCGTCGAACCAGATCAGTCGGATCATCAAGGTGATCCAGGAAATCGCGTTTCAGACCAACCTGCTGGCGCTGAACGCGGCGGTTGAAGCCGCCCGGGCCGGCGAACATGGCAAGGGCTTCGCGGTCGTGGCCGAGGAAGTCCGCAACCTTGCACAACGAGCCGGCGAAGCTGCGAAGGAAACGACCGCCCAGATCGAGTCGTCGGTGGAACGAGCCCGGGAGGGCACGACGGTCGCCGGCGAGGTCGGCCACGTTCTGAGCCAGATCGTCAATGACGTCGCGCGGGTTACGGACCTGATCGGTGGCATTGCCCGCGCCAGCCAGGAGCAGGCCCAGGGCGTCGAGCAGGTCAATACGGCCGTGGGCCAGATGGACCAGGTGACGCAATCCAATGCGGCCGGCGCCGAAGAATCCGCCTCGGCCGCCGAGGAGCTGTCAGCCCAGGCCATTGCGGTGAACACGGTGGTCGAGGAGTTGGCCGCGCTCGTGCATGGCCAGCGGAGTCAGGATCGCGCGGCGTTCACACCGCGTCCGGCGGCGCACGCGGCACCGCGGAACTACGGCACGAAGCCGCAAGGGAGAGCCCAGAGCTCGAAGGCGGTGGCGCAAAACTCCCCGGCCGGCGGAGACCTCGCGCAGTTCTAGTTTGAACCAACCGTTCCGTGCGGGGCCGGTGTGCCGTTGGTGCGCCGGCCTCGCTTTTGATTGCACACCGCGCTGGGGGCTACGCCCTACAACACGTCGCGGTACTCGTCCAGCACCTGCGGATTCGCGAGTGCGTCGCGGTTCGGCACAGACTGACCGTGCAGGATTTGACGGACGGCCAGCTCCACCTTCTTGCCACTGATCGTGTAGGGGATGGCTGTGACCTGCCGAATGTGCCGTGGGACGTGCCTCTTAGTCGCGCCGTGGGCGATGGCTGTGCGGATGCGGTCCGTCAGTTCTTTGTCGAGTGTGATTGCGGCGCGCAGCACAACGAACAGGCAGATCTCCACGTCGCCATCGGGTGTATCGCGCCCGACCACGAGACTGTCCGTCACCTCGGGGATGTTCTCCACGACGCGATAGATCTCGGCCGTACCGATCCGCACGCCGCCGGGGTTGAGGGTGGCATCGGAGCGGCCGTACACGATCACACCGCCGCGCGAGGTAATTTCGATGAAGTCGCCGTGGTGCCAGACGCAGCGCTCCGGATAGTGCTCGAAGTACGCGTCCCGGTAGCGCGCCCCACCGGGGTCGTTCCAGAACCCGACCGGCTGCGACGGGAACGGTGTGCAGCAAACCAGCTCGCCCTTCTGGCCGACAACCGGCGCGCCGTTTTCGTCCCAGGCCTGTACGTCCATGCCGAGCCCGCGGCATTGGATCTCACCGGCGTACACCGGCAGCAGCGGATTGCCGAGCATGAAGCAGGAGATGATGTCCGTACCTCCGGAAATCGACGCGAGCTGCAGGTCGCGCTTCACGTGATCGTAAACCCAGCGAAACTGGTCCGGGCTCAGCGGCGATCCGGTCGAGCAGAGGCACCGCAGGGCGGTCAGGTCATGTTCGCGTCCGGGCGCGGCACCGGCCTGCTCGCAGGCAGCGAGGAACTTGGGGCTGGTGCCGAAGACGGTGACGTGTTCGCGTGCGGCGAGGCGCCAGAGGCGCTGCACATCCGGGAAGGCGGGGTTGCCGTCGTAGAGCACGACCGCGGCCCCGACCCCCAGACTGCTGACGAGCCAGTTCCACATCATCCAACCGCAGGTGGTGAAGTAGAAAATGCGCTCGCCGGCGCGCAGGTCACAATGCAGCATGAGCTCCTTGAGGTGCTGGAGCAGCGTGCCGCCGTGGCCGTGGACGATGCACTTCGGTATGCCGGTCGTACCCGATGAGTACATGATGAAGAGCGGATGGTCGAACGGCACTTCTTCAAAGTGCAGCGGAGTGTCGGCATCGGCTGTATCGAGGAAGTTCCTCCAGGTCCGCGCGTTCAGCTTGCCGAGGTTCGGCGGGCCGCCATCACCTTGACGCGGGATGACAACGACCTGCGGCGCTTCCCGCAGGCGGGGAAGGATTTCAACCACGCGCTCCCAGACGTCAAAGATCCGGCCCCCGTACGAATAGGAGTCGGTCGCGAAGAGTAACTTCGGCGCGATCTGCCCGAAGCGATCGAGCACCCCCTGGACGCCGAAGTCGGGGGAACAACTCGACCAGATGGCGCCACAGCTTGCGGTTGCGAGCATCGCGATCACGGTTTCACCGACGTTCGGCAGGTAGCCGGCGATGCGGTCCCCGCGCCGCACGCCCGCTGCCTGCAACGCGGCCGTACAGCGTGCCACGGCCTGCCGCAGTTCACGGTGGGTCCAGGTCGTGGTGCGGCCGTCCTCGGTCTCGCTGATGATGGCAAGGTCGTCGTTGTCCGTGCGGAGCATGTACCGCGCGTAATTGAGGGTCAGACCGGGAAACCAGCGTGTGTCGAGCAGGCCCGCCCCTTCGCAGGGCGCAGCGGCGGGTGTACTGGGGGTAACTCCGGCCCAGGCAAGCCATTCCGCCCAGAAGGTGGGGTACTTCTCGAGCGCCCACGTGCGCAGCGCTTCCCAGGTGGGCTCGAGCGCGTGCCGCCCAGCCATGGCCTGCAGGAAGGCATGCATCTGGCTGGCGCGGGCGCGCTCGGGTGCGGGGGTCCACAGCGGGGTGACGGACATGCGTCGCCTCCTGAGAAGAGGGGTTCGGCTGCGCGCATTCTGGATGCGGCTCGGTCACGGGTCAACGAGGTGGCGGGTTCCGTCTGAGTGGTCAATGTGCCGATAGAACATGTGGTAACATGGCCGGAACGCGAGTCACACCGCCGCCTGCCGATGCGGCTGCGCCCCCGGGCGCTGCCGCGGCGCAGTTTCTGCGCTGCTATCTGCGGAACCTGCGGGCCCTGTACGCGCGCGACGCCGAGCTGGCGGGTGCGCTTGAGGAGCTCCCCGGCGGCGCCTTGCCCCCGTTGGAGCTGACGCGCGAGGGGAGCTGGACGACGTTGTTAACAGCGGACGACGGCCGGCCGGTCTATGCGCACAGCCGCTACCAGCCGCAGGCCGAGGCGCGGGCCCTGATCGAGGCCCGACTGGCGCGCGGCCGTACTCCCGAGGTCCCCCCCGAAGCCACAAGGAACGTAAGCCCGGCACACGCCGTCGATCCCGATGAGCTGGAGGGACAGTGCTTCGTTTTCGCCGGGGTGGGTCTGGGCTACGCCCTGGCAGAGATCGAAGCACGCTTCCATCGGCCGTATGCGATCGTCATCGAGGACAATCTTGCGCTACTCAAGGCGGCGCTGTTCGTGACGGATGTCTCGCCGGCGCTGGAGGACGGCCGGCTGACATTTCTGACGCGCGCCGATAAGGGCCTGGTGCATGAACGACTGGGGCCGCTGGTGACCTTGCTGCTGCTGGGGACGTGTTTTGTCACACCGCCCTATGCGCGGCGCTGCGGGGTGGCCTTTCAGACGAAGATGTCCGGACTGCTGCGTGATTTCGTGTCGTATGCGCGGCTGCAGCTCGTGTCGGCCGTGCGCAACGCCCGGGCCTCGTGTGAGAATGCGGCGCTGAACCTGCCGACTTATCTGCGTCATCCCGGTGTGGAGGTCCTTGCCGGGCGGGCGCAGGGCTATCCCGCGATTCTCGTAGCCGCCGGGCCGTCGTTAGCCCGGGTTCTCGACCAGTTGCCTGCCCTGCGTGAACGGGCCGTCATCATCGCCGCGCAGACGGTGCTGCGCACACTGCTGGAGCGCGGGGTGCAGCCGCACTTCGTCACGAGTCTCGACTACCACGAAATTTCGGCGCAGTTCTTCCGCGACCTCGGTTCCACCGGCGACACGGCCCTGGTGGCCGAATCGAAAGTGACGTGGCGCGTACCGGATGCCTGGCCGGGGCGCGTGCACATGCTCTATTCGGACTTCCTTGCGGACGTGCTGCGCGAGGCCGCGCCACCGCGTGCAGCGCTGAAGGCCGGCAGCACAGTAGCACACCTCTCGTTCTATCTGGCCGAACATCTCGGTTGTGATCCGATCATCCTTGTTGGACAGGACCTGTCTTTCAGCGACGGGCTCTACTATCCGCCGGGCATGCAGATCGAGCGCATCTGGCAACCCGAACTGGGCCGCTTCACCACGGTGGAGATGAAGCAATGGGAGCGCATTGTGCGCTTCCGTGGCGGCCTGCATACGGTCGAAGACATCCACGGGCGGCAGGTCTACACCGACGACCAGCTCTTCACTTACGCCGAACAGTTTCAGTCGGACTTCGCCGTGACCCGGGCGCGTGTCATCCATGCGTGTGAAGGGGGGATGCGCCTGCAACATACGGAGGTCATGTCGCTGCGGGACGCTGTGGAGCAGTTCTGTGAGCGGCCGTTGCCGGCGGAGTGGCTGCCAAGCGTGACCCCACAGCAGGAGTACGATGGGCGGGGGGCGGTGGCCGCGCTCGAGCAGCGCATCGCAGAGCTGCGTGAAATGCACCAGGTAGCGGTGGAAACACAGGGGCTGCTAGCACGGCTGGTGGACCTCGTGGACCGTCCGGCGGAGTTCAACCGTCTGGTCGTGGAGGTGGAGCGACGGCGGGCGCGCATGCAGCGTTACGATCGGACCTATAGTCTCGTGGGGCGGGCGGCTCAACTGGCGGAGTTGCGTCGCATCCAGGCCGATCGCGCGATTCGCGACGAGCTGGCCGAAACATCTCAAACCGCACGGCGGCGCCTGCGGCGCGACCGCGAGCATGTCGCTGCGGTGCAGGAGGGCTGTGCGTACCTGCTCGAGCTGTTGCCGAAGGCGCTCGCCCGTTTGCAGGAGCGGCGCGGATGAAAGTCATCGCCGCGGTGTTTGCAGATTTTGAAACGGCGCCGGCCGGCGGACCGTCCCAACTCGCGACAACTCTTGGCGGTGTGGACACTCTCACTCGTACACTGCGGCGCGTGGCACAGGTGCAGGAAGTTGCGGCGCGGCTGTTGTGCGTTCGTCCGCGCGATGCGGAGCGCGCTGCCGCAGTGTTGGCCGCCAGTGGCGTGGCCGATCGTGTGGAGCTGTTCCCGGAGGACACCGCGCCGCGTCCCCGTAGGAAATTGCTCACGGCGGCGCGCAAGTGGGGGCTGGAGGCGTGGCGCGGGGGGGTGCTCGGCACCTCGTGGTTCGATGAATTTGTGGATGCACAGGCGGTTGCCCAGGTTCTTCACAAAACTCAGGCGACCGCCGCGCTCTGCCTGGACGGCCATATGCCGTTCTGTGACCCGGCCGTCGCCACGGGCATGATCCGGCACGCCCTGCGGAATCCTGATCAGGGCAAGGTCATCTTTACCCAGGCGCCGCCGGGGCTCGCGGGGCTGCTGCTGCGCGTGGACCTGCTCCAGGAACTGCTTGAGAACGATCTGCCGGTCGGACTCCTGCTCGCCTATCGCCCGGAGATGCCGACGCTCGATCCGATCATTCATACTTCCTGCTATCAACTGGATCCGGTCATCGCGCAGACCGCCGCACGCCTCACGGCGGATACGCGCCACTCACGTGAACTGCTCACGGGCTTGCTTGCGGATCTCGGTGAAGAACCCGCGGCGGAGGAAATCTGCCGTTGGCTGGCCGAGCCGGGGCGCAGCCGGGGCAGCGTACTGCCGGTCGAAATCGAACTCGAATTGACGACGGCGGACCCACTGCCCGAGACCACGCTGCGAATCCGCGGTGAACGCGTGCCCACGCGGCACCTGGATGACCTGTCGGCGTGGGAGCGGATCGCGCGGGAACTGGGGGCCTACGATGACCGGATCGTCGTGTTCGGCGGCCATGGCGATCCGTTGCAGCACCAGGAGTTCGCCGCCGTGTGCGGCCTGACGCGCGCCGCCGGCATCTGGGGGCTTGCGGTGACGACGCCCCTCGTCGACCTGTCCGACGCCACCTGCGAGGCGCTGTTTGAACACGAGGTCGATGTCGTAGAGGTGCAGATCGACGCGCACAGCGCGGCGACGTACCGGCGCATGCATGGTCGCGACGCGTTCGCGCAGGTCATTGGGAATGTGGACCGGTTGGAACAGCGCAGGCGCCGGGAACTACGGCCAAGGCCCATCGTGCTGTGCAGTTTGACACGTTGTGCCGGTACGCTGGGCGAGCTTGAGGCATTCTACGATACCTGGGTACACGAGCTGGGTGGTGCCGTGTTGCAGGGATACAACGACTATTGTGGACGACTGCCGGCCGACACCCTGCTGCCAACTACCCCCCTGGTTCGCGGACCGTGCCGCCGGCTCGACCGCCGGCTGCTCCTGCTGGCCGACGGGCGGGTGGCGCGGTGTGGGCAGGACGTGGATGGTGAATATTCGCTTGGAGCTTGGCGGACGGAAAGTCTCGCCAAGATCTGGTCGGGAGAGCGGTTGGAGCAGCTCAGGGGGGCCCATCGGGGCGGAGTACTGGAATCGCTCCCGATGTGTCAACGGTGCCAGGAATGGAATCGCCCCTGAGCCCGGGAGGGCG from Phycisphaerales bacterium encodes:
- a CDS encoding thioredoxin family protein — its product is MRKLALLPFVLLLSAIATAQAPPPPKFTATLHAAAESVAPGGTVPLALQFDIEKGWHAYHPILLSAGGPLSIRFEVPAGVTFGPLQYPAPYYGEMGGFGYLGFEGQPVVLTTLRVADHVPAGPLTIRAIIDAQICKELCVPVQAMASLTIPVAPGPNPPANQKLFEAAHENLPKPLAEAPYLRGSQVEVTPAQITPSDEGEIVVTIQVQRGHYIQDRDPGNDVLIASRVYVEEPEGLKLGDQQWPDPKVKENEFFGRVRTQSGTVRVRVPVRIIDRAHPSGEVPLRVLVTYQACSEAGMCFPPETAEGLVTLTVETSNPTATRPLGSLYPRITTSADAGAPVAPPADGAGSFIIVDDQPERGLWWYVIAAFVGGFILNVMPCVFPVISLKILSFVKQAGDDRLRILLLGLAFCAGIMVWFWIFAWVTSLGQIPLQSPLVVLSLIAILTLFGLNLFGVYEIMLPGSTAGKLDEVSGREGYTGAFLKGLLATLLGTACTAPFFAPAAAWASTQPLQISFTVFSAAGAGMAFPYLVLSAFPQWLKLLPKPGLWMVRFKQAMGFILLGTAIWLLKVLGDQLGTDAVVWTLAFLTTLGFSAWLVGQIGLSWSPRAKLNMWCGAIAVFLGGTWVSYVHFFDLRGALWPPASASVRSVSAPASAAELRDLVEVIHNAMLAALTATDASVQPVTPLDDAALSAIVESLRSAPTGDRAAGANGTSPARTFTPGELRTLARTVAEANWDEGIPWQPFQVGLPEALAAAGYSVYVDFTATWCVTCHANKASSLEIASTKRMLRELRMIPLKADFTRPDPALREILLRHGRNSVPLNLVFAAGQPDRPLVLPALLTPGVVQQALSRAGGTTAAPAGSEPLTQRP
- the hppD gene encoding 4-hydroxyphenylpyruvate dioxygenase, which produces MATPDFLALRGFDHIELYVGNARQAAHFYDKTFGFKPVAKQGLETGCRDRASYVMQQGQVRLVLTCALGPDHEIARHAALHGDGVKVVALETMDCEAAMREMRARGATVVQPCETCEDEHGTAKTGVVRYAGDTLIKMVERRHYRGIFLPGYHRLEAHGSPAAGLVAIDHIVTNVHLGEMNYWVRWFEQVLGFSQLAEFTDRDISTEYSALMSKVMEDGRKIKLPINEPAEGRRKSQIDEYLEWYRGPGVQHIAMATGDICATVRELRRREIDFLRVPDTYYEDLAARVGPIAEDFDELRELGILVDRDDDGYLLQIFTQPVQDRPTLFFEVIERHGSRGFGVGNFKALFISLEREQARRGNL
- a CDS encoding FAD-dependent oxidoreductase — its product is MPAQHDRRLPHTLRKLWADLPVVATCEVLVVGGGPAGVAAACAAAREGARTLLVEQHGCLGGMGTVGLVPAFCPFTDRCRPIIGGIGFAVLEEMKAGMPHLAPDNYDWVPIDAEGLKYIYEQRVLAAGVELLYLTHFVDTLPTVGGFVPGAVVHNKGGLRRLAAQVVVDCTGDADVAVASGAPFQKGDPVTGELQPCTMCFVLAGVDQARLQPWLWADNAKNLLLKPAIAAAKAAGDLDILEDAANVAFQSPSTIGLNFSHVFDVDATDPVQLTRAHVEGRKLIRHLTAFVRKYLPGCEGAYLVTSGVQIGVRETRRIVGDYVLTLDDYLARRSFADEIARNAYYIDIHLSKREWERTLGQEVDWGEKIHQYAPGESHGIPFRCLIPQTLRNVLVAGRCISTDRPVQGSTRVMPNCLAMGEAAGCAAAVAVHRHAGEVRAVDVAALRVRLRTHGAYLPEVE